A genomic region of Pseudomonas sp. KU43P contains the following coding sequences:
- the tusD gene encoding sulfurtransferase complex subunit TusD: MKFAIAVFSPAHAPSSRRALRFAEAALADGHEIARLFFYQDGVHSASANIVAPQDELDVAAQWRAFIEAWKLDAVVCIAAALRRGVLDQAEATRYQRPAVNLPQPWELSGLGQLHEAAQLADRLVCFGGD, encoded by the coding sequence ATGAAATTCGCCATCGCGGTTTTTTCCCCGGCCCATGCGCCCTCCTCGCGTCGCGCCCTGCGTTTCGCCGAGGCGGCGCTGGCCGACGGGCATGAGATTGCCCGGCTGTTCTTCTATCAGGACGGGGTGCACAGCGCCTCGGCCAACATCGTCGCGCCCCAGGACGAGCTGGATGTCGCTGCCCAGTGGCGGGCCTTCATCGAAGCCTGGAAACTGGACGCCGTGGTGTGTATTGCCGCCGCTTTGCGCCGGGGCGTGCTCGATCAGGCCGAAGCCACGCGTTACCAGCGCCCGGCAGTGAACCTGCCCCAGCCCTGGGAGCTTTCAGGCCTCGGCCAACTGCATGAAGCGGCGCAGTTGGCGGACCGTCTGGTCTGTTTCGGAGGCGATTGA
- the tusC gene encoding sulfurtransferase complex subunit TusC, with protein sequence MAKSLLIISRQAPWHGPSAREALDIALAGGAFDLPLGMLFLDDGVFQLAPGQQPSAVQQKNLGANLQALPMFGVEDLYACQRSLARRGLAGDTLELPVEVLDDAALKALIARYDQVVTL encoded by the coding sequence ATGGCCAAATCCTTGTTGATCATCAGCCGCCAGGCGCCGTGGCACGGCCCTAGCGCACGCGAGGCGCTGGACATCGCCCTGGCAGGCGGCGCGTTCGACCTGCCGTTGGGCATGCTGTTTCTAGATGACGGCGTATTCCAGCTGGCCCCCGGCCAGCAACCCTCTGCCGTGCAGCAGAAGAACCTCGGCGCCAATCTGCAAGCGCTGCCGATGTTCGGCGTCGAAGACCTGTATGCCTGCCAGCGCAGCCTAGCCCGCCGAGGGCTGGCCGGCGACACCCTGGAACTGCCCGTGGAAGTGCTGGACGACGCAGCACTGAAGGCCCTGATTGCCCGATACGACCAAGTGGTGACGCTCTGA